Genomic DNA from Spirochaetales bacterium:
TGAAGAATCCGCTTATCTTCCGCTTATGAGTATTTCATCGAACCTTATGGTCTCGTATTTGATCCTGACCGAATCATCCAGGGAAAGAATCCGTGAAACGGGGAGATCGCTTTTTGAATCCGTTTTGGGTCATATCGGTTTTCAGCCTGAGGATAACGAACGCTTTACCACATCGATACTCAGGGATACCCTTCTCTATGATGCCGCTTTTTACGGTTCTGAGGCGGCATCGGATTTCTGTCTCAAGAAATTTCAGCAACTGACAGGCGGAATTCCGCTTCATGCCGATATCTTCAGGTCGGTGATCAAAGCGGCGGTCCTTTTGACTCCGGAAAAATCGATACCATGGATGAAAGAACGCTTCATGTCGTCCGAAAGCGAACACGAACGGCTGCAGATCCTTTCCGCAATAAGCTGCGTTTCGGATGAAGGTATTGCGAGGGACATCCTCGGCTTTATTCTCGACAACGTTCCTTCACGTAACAAATACATCCCGATAAACGGCATGATAATGAATCCCGTTACGGCATCGTTTATGTGGGACTGGTTCATCGAACATAATAAAACCCTTCAATCCTTTCACCCGATCCATTATGAACGTATTCTTGCCGCACTCATCCCCATCAGCGGACTCTCTTCCGAAAAGGAAATAACCGCCTACTTTGAAACACATATGGAAGAAAACGAAGCCGCACGGGATACGATCAAACTCTCACTCGAAAAACTGAAGATATACAAGCAGGTTCGAATGCACAATAAATGACAAAAAATTTACGAATTCACTTTTTTGACGCACCACTTGACTTTCCATACATGAATCGGAATACTTAAAAGAGGGATCGATGAGTACAACAAATTCAAGACGCCTTACTGCCGGTTTCGCGATTGACTGGACCGTCAGTGCCTATCATATGACCTTGATCAAAGGGACAACGGACGCCGCCCGCGACTACGATGTGAATGAAATCATCTACATCGGGGGGAATCTCACCGCAGCAACCCAGTTGGAAATGAACAAAAACATCATTTATAACTATATCACCAGCGACCTGATCAACGGTCTTCTTATCTCGGCCGCCACGATCAAACGTTTTTCATCCCGTGATGAAATGAGCAAATTCTGTTACCAGTTTTCGCCGTTTCCCATTGTGACCATTGCGGAGGAAATCAAGGGCATTCCCTGTGTTGAAACGGATAATACTACCGGCATCCGGGACATGTTATTTCATCTCATCCACGACCACAAATACAGGCGGTTCGCCTTTATCAAGGGAACGAAAGGCAATACCGATGCGGAACAGCGTTTTCAGGTGTTTGAGAAAATACTTGCCGATGAAGGGCTGGAACTGGATGAAGAGTTGGTATTTGAGGGGAGTTTCATTTTCGAATCGGGCGTCGAGGCAATGAACAAACTGCTTGACGGAAAAAAACTCGACTGCGACGTCATTTTCGCCGCAAACGATCAGATGGCGCGCGGCGCCATTTCATGCCTTCAGCAGCACCATTATAAAGTACCAGGGGACATTGCCGTTGTCGGATTCGATAACGAAGAAATATGCGAGTTTCTCTCCATTCCCCTCACAACCGTCGAACAGCCCATCTATCAACAGGGCTATAAGGCCATGGAATTACTCGTCTCGCTCATGAAGGGCGAAAAAGCTCCCGACCGCATCAGCCTTCCGACACGCTTCATCCGCAGGGCTTCATGCGGTTGTACCGATACCCGGGAAACCAGATATTTCAGTAAACCCGTCCCGAAAAAAAAGACTTCCAAAAACGCTGCCGGTATCATGATGACCGACATTGTCACCCGCATCAACAAAACATTCAAAATCACCGATCCGGAAGAAAAAAAAGAAATCAAGAAGATGATACAGGCGCTCGCAACGTCGATTGAAAAAGAAGAAGAAGATGACTTTCTTGATGAAGTCGACAGGCTGCTTTCCTATCCGCTCTCTTTTATACGGAAAGGATATTCAATCAAACAGATGTTCTCGATCATAAGGGAAAGAGTAATCGATGAAGCGGGCGATGACGAACGAAGGCGTTCCTTTTTGCATCACATCCTCGAACAGGCGAGTCTTTCATTTGCCGAACAATTCGAGCGGGATATCCGTTATTTTCAGATTGTGGAAGAACGGGAGATCAATTTTCTGCGGGAAAATATCGAGGAACTCGTCGCATTTCTGGACAGGGACAATCTCACCAACGCACTCACACAGTATCTTCCGACCATCGGTATTCAATCGTGTTTTCTTTCGATATATGAGGAAGAAGCGGTCGGCGAGTATCCGGTTCTGTCTCGTCTCATTCTCGCCTTTAATGAAAAAGGACGGATCAGAATAGAAAAGGACGGGAGGTTGTTTCCCACCAAGAAACTGACTCCCGAAGGCCTTCTTCCTTCCGCCCGCCGTTTTACGATTACAGTCGAGGACCTCTTTTTCGGACAGACACAACTCGGACTCTGTCTTTTCGAGTTTACCCAGCAGGATACCTCTTTATGGGAACTTGCCAGAAGGGAATTCGTTCTCGTCGCACTCAAGGCGGCCATGTACGTCCAGGTGGTTCAAAGGAACTATCTCACCTATGAAAAAAAGGTCAACGCACGAACTGAAGCCCTCTCAAAGGCAAATGAACTTTTGGCACGACTTTACGAGGAAAGGAAAAAAGCGGAGGCGGAAGTAAGGCTGCTTAATGAAGAACTTGAAAAGCGAGTGCAGGAAAGAACGTCAGAACTTGAAAAGGCGAATTTTCAGTTACAGGATACACTCAAGAGACTCAAAACAGCCCAATCAAAGCTCGTCCAGTCAGAGAAAATGGCCGCCCTGGGGGGGCTTGTCGCAGGAATTGCCCATGAAATCAATACACCGATTGGTATCGGGGTTACGGCCGCTTCGCATCTGGATAAAATAACAAAGGAGCTTTCGACGCTCTATCAAAATCAGAAACTCAAGAGGTCCGATCTCGAACACTATTTCACCACATCGACGGAAGCATCCTCCCTCATCCTTTCAAATATGAAACGTGCCTACGATCTTATTCGCAGCTTCAAAAAAATCGCCGTGGATCAATCGAGTGAAGAAAAAAGACGATTCAATGTAAGGGAATATTGTGAAGAGGTCATTTTGAGCCTCAAACCTAAATTGAAAAAAACAGAACACACCATAAGTCTACAAATCGACAAAAACCTAGAAATATACAGTTATCCAGGGGCATTTTCTCAGATACTCACCAATTTTATCCTTAACTCACTCATCCATGGTTTTTTCGGTAAAGATAAAGGAAAAATTATCGTCAAGGCATCCCTTTTCAAGGAGATGTTTTTTTTCAGGTATTTCGATAATGGAAAGGGAATCCCCCGATCGGTTCAAAAGAAAATATTCGACCCTTTTTTCACCACAAGCAGGGCCCAGGGGGGAACCGGACTCGGTCTTCATCTTGTTTACAATATCGTGACACAGACGCTTCGCGGCACGATACGATGTAAAAGTTATCCCTCTTACGGCGCCCTTTTTATTATTTCAATTCCCTACAAAGAAGTCGATCCACGGTTGTACGGGAATATGGACAACAACACCTGATACCGCTTTCTTTTTTCACAAAAAGATATAGTAGGGTTTGAGAAAAACCCCCTAGCATAATTAACGATAAAGACTTGATTTTCTTTTTACAAATTAATACATTGATGCAATATCCGATGAAAACGGGACAGGAGTTGATATGGCGGCATTGACGATTAAAACGAATATCATAAAAAAACTGACACCCCATTTGCGTGAAGATGAGGACCTTGCTGCCTCGCTTTTAACGGGTACGATCATACGATACGTTTTGGGATTGACGGATAAACAAAGGGTACTCATCACCAGTTTCCCGCTTATCGGAGAATCCGAAATAATTGCCGCATATCCGGTCGATGAAATCGAGGAAATAGATTATTTCCCCTGCATGCATGATATATCCCTTCTCGTAAAAAGAAAAGGCAATACATCGGTGTATAAGCTTCCGGTAAGCGGCAGTAAATTTTTGTTTTCCGACGAGCTTAAGGCATTTTTTATGCAGATACTCGAATGGAATAAAAATTCTCGGCCCGGTTATCTGAAAAAGGATGAAACAATTATCGAGTCGATATGGACAAAGAATGGTGTGATAAAACTGACCAACGAGAATATATTGTTGTTTTCCCATCCTGAACACCAAAAGGGGGAATGGAAAATCAATGAGCAGATACATTTAAGCTCGATTCAGGAATTCGACTACTATCCCGAACTCCCGAACGAACTTGTTATCTATGTGGAAACCGAACAGGGAGAAAGCAGGGTGTACCGGATCGGGCACAGGGCGCTCTTCCACGGTCTTTCCGCAAACCCCGCGGATACGGATTCCTTGATGAAGCTTATCTATGATTTCTTTTCCGAAAACAGGTACAAACCAGCACCATCGTATCTTTATGACGACGAGGTCGTCCTCACCACAATACGGGCTTCCGAAAACAGCGGCAAGCGATGGAAAGAAGACATAATTGTCCGCCTTTCATCACGAAGATTTCTTTTTCTCACCGCAGATAAACGGGGAAAACTCGATATAAAATCAGAGATCGGTTTTGACGATATTGCCGGGGCATCGATGACATTGAATGAATCACCCGGCCACGCGGAAGTGTTCGCATGTCTCCGACTCAAGACACAGGACGGAAAGATATACGAACACTGGATGAAAGAGGATTACCGGTACGGGATAGAGAAGATCGGTAAAAAAATCGAAGAATTCGGAGCACTGCCTGCAGGGGAATAGCAGTACCGGCAACGGGCATTGTTGCCGCTATCCGTTATCCCACTCATTAATCCGTTTGACAACCTCTTTCAGCCTTTGTGAAAGAAGTGTGATTCTTTTTTCTATCTGCATCTTTTCTTTTTTTAGATTGATCAAGGGGTCGTCGTGTTCTTCCCTGCTTTTCCACTGCACCTTCACCATATCCGGACTCTGACCGTCGAGAAATGCCCTTTCCGCCTTGGCGCGTATTTCTTCACTCGCTATCCCCGCCACTGTTTTCATGTTTTCAAAACCGATACGGGGATCGATATTGTATGCATGTACTTTGATACATGAACGTGCATTTGTTCTTGGAAGACTCAGAATCCGGTCGATATAGTCGGTAAAGCTCGCATGATATTTATCACACAGTTCCCTTGCACGCGCAAGAAGCCCCCCGAACTCCTTCATGAGAAGTCCGTTCTTATAGAGAAACTCTTCCTTGATCGTCTTCGTGAGTGCGACAAACTCGGGGTTCGCGGTAAAAATGTTCCTGTATATCCCGCTCTCCTCGGCCTTGAAAAGAAGGGTATGAAGGATATTCCAAAAACGTACCGTGTGCGCTTTTGTCGAGACCGGAACGGATGATGTGGTAAAATGGATATGGTGGGCGAACTCATGAATCGCCGTATACATGAGTTCACCGTCCGTTTCATGGTTTTTATTGTGAATGATGATTTCCCGGGTATCGGGGAGATAAAGCCCGTCCACCTTTCTGCTTTTTTTGCCGGAAAAAATAACCCTGAAATCCTCCGTGGCTTCATCGAGGAGGAGGAGTTTTTCTTTGACCTGGTCCTGGTTCATCGCATTCTCCCGTCGAGGTTTTACAATCATTCAGGATGAAAATAAAGACTACACTGATTTCAGAAGTTATGCAACGGCCCGGAATACAGATTCCTCATTTTATCAGCAACCGCCGGCGGACAGCATGCCGCGCAAAAAAAAGCCCGGGGGAGAGTCATTTCCTCCGGGCTTATGATGTCATATATGCGTGAATTAACGTCCACGGGATTTGTAGAGATAATTGAAATAGTCCGCGTCCGTAGAAAATGTCTTTTTGAAATTGGGAAGGATCGATTTGTAGGATTCGAGTGTTCGCCACAACTTGAAGAACTCCGGGTTCTTTGTGTATGAATCTGCATAGACCTTTGTTACGTACGCGTCCGCCTCACCCTTGATCCGCTCCGCTTCCATTTTCCCTTCGGAATTGAGCCGTTTCACTTCACGGTCGAGTTCTCCGAGTATCTTTTCCTTTTCCGCCTGTCCTTCCGCCCTTGTCTTTTCGGCAATCTGGTTTCTCTCCTGAATCATCCTGTTGTAGACGCTTTCCCGAAGCTGTTCCGAATAATGAATCTGCCTGATCACGATATCCTTCAGTTCGATACCAAACTGGTCCAATGGCTTGCCGTTTTCATCGATAAGGATCTTTCCCGTTGTCTTATCCCGTTCAAACATCTTGTCGCGCGCCGAAGTGAGCATTTCCGCGGAAAGAACGCTTCTCCCCTTCTTGACCGGGCTTATCGCAATTTCGTGGGAAAACGCCGCTTCCAGCAGCAGCCTGTTCAGCGTCATCTGCTCATCCGTGGTAAGTGTTTCCTTGTTGAAAAGCGACCTGGTGTGTTCTATTATCTGCACATCGGCAAAAGATTCCTTGTCATAGAGATCGGATCTTTTGAGGAGTATATTGAACGCGGAAACAAGTGCCTGAATAAATGGCTGTGATACCGTCTCTTCGGCTCCCTTGTAGCCTGTGATCATCTGTGCTACATCGGCCGGAAGCAGGGAAGCGATGTGCGCCGAAGCAGGGTCGCTTTTCGTCTTTAGCTTTATAATAAGCGAATGAAGGTTGAGAAAGTCCGACGGGGAGAAGGTGAGTGGTGTTTGCGTGTTCCGGATCGCTTCCGTCAGGAGATTCCCGTTGATAACGGTACGGACGGACGAGTCGATAATGTCGTCGAGTTTCTTCATGGCTTCATTGATCGTGCCCAGGGATTCGTAAAACTTCCTGGGGTCTCTGATATACCACCGCGCTGTGGTATTGACCACGATAAACTGCGCTTCCGTCTGCTCCGTGGTGATTTCCTGCGGAGCGCCGTCCCATGAGAGAAGCTTTTTTGGATATATCCTGATATCGTCGACAAAAGGAATTTTATATTTGAGTCCGGCATTTGTCTGGATATCAACGATTTTGCCGAAACGAAGAAGAACGGCTTGCTCGCCCTCTTCGACAATATATAAAGTAAACGCCGCCCCGATAAGACATATAATGATGATGACTCCCAAAAAGATCAATATATTTTTCATCATTCACCTCCCTGTTTAGCGTTTTCGATCGATTTAAAGGGAATAAAGTTTTTCAGGTTCCGGTCGATGAGATCGGTATCGGATTCACCCCCGAACACGCTTTCAAACATCTCGATGTAAAGCCGTTCGCGTGTAATATCCGGGGCTTTTCTGTATTCCTCGAGTACCGCATTGAACCTGGAAATGTCACCGTTTGCGATATTCTTTCGCTGGATCGAATAACCGGTCGCCTCTTCGATCATCCTGTTTTTCGTTCCTTTCGCTTCCTCGACCGCCTTGTTGTACGCCTCATACCCTTCATTGATGTATCTTTCTTTATCCTGATCCGCTTTGTTCACATTCTCGAATGCATCTCTCACCTTTCCTTTTGGCGGGAGCGTGTTACGCAATGCAACCTCCGTTACCTTTACCCCCATCTCGTAATCGACGAATACGGTATTCAGCATATCGCGGGTTTCTATCTGTATCTTGTTTCTTTCTGTTTCACTCCCGATGATCTGGCGTATGTTTCTGTCACCGATCTGCATATTGATGACTGATTGAGAAAGATCGCGGATTGTTTTTTCATACCAGAGATCCCGTTCATTGCGGAGATTTTTCTCCACCCTGACCCCCCCCTCGGCATAGTCGTCCTTGACAAGGTGCTGGACATTGATGATCCAAGCAACGGGATCGTCGATCTGGTAATGTATGATGAACTGGATATCGACGATATTCTTGTCACTCGAAAGCATTTCTGATTCATCCGGATAATTCTCGGCGTATTGAGTTTCTAATCCCACCTTTTTTGTTCTGAAACCGAACTCCTGGGTAATTATCCTCTTTGTGAGCACATTGTAATTCTGCTCGATGCCAAACGGAAGTTTGAAATGAAGGCCCGGGCCGACCGTGCCGTCCTTCTTTTTCCCGAGGAAGAGGATCACCGCTGTTTCTTCCGCGCCCACCTGATAGATTCCCGTGGATGCGGCGATAAGCGCCAGGATAACGATAACGGCAATCACGACGATGACCGGGGTTACCTTGAACGGAAGCTTGACTGGCGTCACATTTCGTATAGCCATTTTTCCTCCTTGCTTCTATTGTTTTTACCATAGTAAGAAATACCCGTAACTAAGTCAAGTATGCCGCGCGTCTATCGACGATGCAAGCGGACTCATTCGAAACTTATGAAGACGCAGAAAAAAATGCCGGTAAAAATCATACATCGATCCGGCTTCGGATTGTGTGCATAAACATACGGAAAAATGAAAAGGTGCCTGGTAATGAACAAACGATTGTATGAAACCGTGAAGTATAGTATTATAGAATGAAAGAGACGGACATGATTCTGATTCAATACCGATTCGGGGAGTACAGCCATATAAAAGACAGGATTGTATTCCGGGACATACGGCTTTTCGGCACAAAGCGGATAATCCCCCGGACAAGAAAAACGGCAGGGCGGGAATAATGGAAAAACAGGAAGACACGGAAAAACAAAACGACCGGATAACGAAATTCGAAAAACTCTTCAAACGGAGAAAGCGAAACAAAAACCAGCTTTGCTGGATAACCTACAACCCCCTGTCGGAATATAATTTCGATATCGAAAACGCCGAAGAGGACGTCGAGTGGATGATTTATGAGATAAAGCGATTGAAAGAAGAGAATGAGCGATTAAAAGAGTTCATCGATGCGATACGGGTACAGATGGAAAACGAACTCGGACTGAAATGAATCATTCGACCTCACATGACCATTCCGGCACCGCCCGCACAGGAAACACCTCACCGTTATCCGATTCCTTTTCCGACGGCTTAAATTTCGAAAAACGGATATCCCTTGACTAATTCATCGCTTTACAGGTACAACCAAAATGGGCAGAAGGAGATCATTTCAAGGCTGCCCTTTATCATTATTTCCGGAAATTAAGGAGGGTTGATTATGGCAGCGTCGACGTGTACCGAGTTTATATCCAGGGTTTTACTGCGTGTGGCAAAAATAATCGAAGTAAACCGTCATCCCGATGCAGATAAACTGTATATCGAGACAATCAGTCTGGGAGATTCACAACGGGTGATCGTATCCGGC
This window encodes:
- a CDS encoding substrate-binding domain-containing protein, whose amino-acid sequence is MSTTNSRRLTAGFAIDWTVSAYHMTLIKGTTDAARDYDVNEIIYIGGNLTAATQLEMNKNIIYNYITSDLINGLLISAATIKRFSSRDEMSKFCYQFSPFPIVTIAEEIKGIPCVETDNTTGIRDMLFHLIHDHKYRRFAFIKGTKGNTDAEQRFQVFEKILADEGLELDEELVFEGSFIFESGVEAMNKLLDGKKLDCDVIFAANDQMARGAISCLQQHHYKVPGDIAVVGFDNEEICEFLSIPLTTVEQPIYQQGYKAMELLVSLMKGEKAPDRISLPTRFIRRASCGCTDTRETRYFSKPVPKKKTSKNAAGIMMTDIVTRINKTFKITDPEEKKEIKKMIQALATSIEKEEEDDFLDEVDRLLSYPLSFIRKGYSIKQMFSIIRERVIDEAGDDERRRSFLHHILEQASLSFAEQFERDIRYFQIVEEREINFLRENIEELVAFLDRDNLTNALTQYLPTIGIQSCFLSIYEEEAVGEYPVLSRLILAFNEKGRIRIEKDGRLFPTKKLTPEGLLPSARRFTITVEDLFFGQTQLGLCLFEFTQQDTSLWELARREFVLVALKAAMYVQVVQRNYLTYEKKVNARTEALSKANELLARLYEERKKAEAEVRLLNEELEKRVQERTSELEKANFQLQDTLKRLKTAQSKLVQSEKMAALGGLVAGIAHEINTPIGIGVTAASHLDKITKELSTLYQNQKLKRSDLEHYFTTSTEASSLILSNMKRAYDLIRSFKKIAVDQSSEEKRRFNVREYCEEVILSLKPKLKKTEHTISLQIDKNLEIYSYPGAFSQILTNFILNSLIHGFFGKDKGKIIVKASLFKEMFFFRYFDNGKGIPRSVQKKIFDPFFTTSRAQGGTGLGLHLVYNIVTQTLRGTIRCKSYPSYGALFIISIPYKEVDPRLYGNMDNNT
- the hflC gene encoding protease modulator HflC — its product is MMKNILIFLGVIIIICLIGAAFTLYIVEEGEQAVLLRFGKIVDIQTNAGLKYKIPFVDDIRIYPKKLLSWDGAPQEITTEQTEAQFIVVNTTARWYIRDPRKFYESLGTINEAMKKLDDIIDSSVRTVINGNLLTEAIRNTQTPLTFSPSDFLNLHSLIIKLKTKSDPASAHIASLLPADVAQMITGYKGAEETVSQPFIQALVSAFNILLKRSDLYDKESFADVQIIEHTRSLFNKETLTTDEQMTLNRLLLEAAFSHEIAISPVKKGRSVLSAEMLTSARDKMFERDKTTGKILIDENGKPLDQFGIELKDIVIRQIHYSEQLRESVYNRMIQERNQIAEKTRAEGQAEKEKILGELDREVKRLNSEGKMEAERIKGEADAYVTKVYADSYTKNPEFFKLWRTLESYKSILPNFKKTFSTDADYFNYLYKSRGR
- the hflK gene encoding FtsH protease activity modulator HflK, whose amino-acid sequence is MAIRNVTPVKLPFKVTPVIVVIAVIVILALIAASTGIYQVGAEETAVILFLGKKKDGTVGPGLHFKLPFGIEQNYNVLTKRIITQEFGFRTKKVGLETQYAENYPDESEMLSSDKNIVDIQFIIHYQIDDPVAWIINVQHLVKDDYAEGGVRVEKNLRNERDLWYEKTIRDLSQSVINMQIGDRNIRQIIGSETERNKIQIETRDMLNTVFVDYEMGVKVTEVALRNTLPPKGKVRDAFENVNKADQDKERYINEGYEAYNKAVEEAKGTKNRMIEEATGYSIQRKNIANGDISRFNAVLEEYRKAPDITRERLYIEMFESVFGGESDTDLIDRNLKNFIPFKSIENAKQGGE